Below is a window of Microbacterium saperdae DNA.
ACGGCCACCGTGAGCACGCCGGCGCTGGTCGCCACGCGGTTGCCACAGGCCGGTGCCCAGGTGTTGCGCATCGAATTCCTGTCCGTCCCCGACGGAGAGCCGCACGGGATCTCGACGAGCTACTTCGTTCTTCCTCAGGCGGCAGGCCTGGTCGGCGCCGAAGTCGGCACCAACATCTACTCCTTGCTCGCCGCCGCAGGCCTGACCGTCTCGTCCAGCGACTTCCTGCTCGGGGCGTTCGGCGCCGACGAGTACACGGCACGCCGGCTGCGCGTGCGCCCGGGCGACGCCCTGATCTCGCTGGAGAGGACGTTGTTCGACGAGTCCGGCGACGCACTGGCCTTCACCCTCATCGCTCTGCGCGGTGACCGCTTCCAGCTCGTGTCACACGAACGCGCGCGCTGATCCACAGAGCGTGTGGGCGCTCACGAGCGCCGCGGCCGGTGCCCCTCCTCATCGCCGCGGAGCCATGTGCCGTCGTCGAGGTCGGTCTCCGCGCCGCGCGCCTGTCCTCCGCTCGGTGCCGGCACGCCCCTCCGTCCGAAATACCGGACTCGATCCGCGCGTTGCCAGATGGTCGCGAAGCAGATGGCGCGGTCGTCAGCGTCGAACATCGTCTCATCGATCGTCAGCAGCGGAGCGCCCGGAGGCATCTGCAGCACCCGGGCCGCGTACTCATCCGCTGCCGTCGCCCCGAAGACGAGTTCACTCGACTTCACGGAGAGCCCTGCGTTCGCCATGT
It encodes the following:
- a CDS encoding GntR family transcriptional regulator codes for the protein MQELADSRGNADRRRLTTLLHSAIAQGHYLDTAIPTDIELARDYGTSRGVARDALNALADTGLLTRIRGVGTHAEEHAGATFDLLAFHGIGGVPDMDTHPQALSTATVSTPALVATRLPQAGAQVLRIEFLSVPDGEPHGISTSYFVLPQAAGLVGAEVGTNIYSLLAAAGLTVSSSDFLLGAFGADEYTARRLRVRPGDALISLERTLFDESGDALAFTLIALRGDRFQLVSHERAR